In Penaeus monodon isolate SGIC_2016 chromosome 43, NSTDA_Pmon_1, whole genome shotgun sequence, one DNA window encodes the following:
- the LOC119568099 gene encoding LOW QUALITY PROTEIN: ankyrin repeat and zinc finger domain-containing protein 1-like (The sequence of the model RefSeq protein was modified relative to this genomic sequence to represent the inferred CDS: deleted 1 base in 1 codon) — MVIKQVRTVSLWDKEAIVPLLAGIRIAEGSAEYDEVATQAMASPSKEHCAIGLPMFRPSVPSTASESQCSLCQVTFASRQEQVGHYRLDWHRCNLQRSLSGKPPLSEEQFLQDMSDVSSLSGSDDDDEEEGEEGKESPDEDVSNSVLRKQARMFFCNADGNVISVYRAILFNKKTEMYGEQDVLQRVLAAPRKVNVAVILLGGGHFAAAVFKGSEVIIHKTFHNYTVRAKQGGSQNAKDGQSGTSHPKSSGASLRRYNELSQQQHIQELMESWKTHLEKCDLIFFHAKKHNRKTLFSGKKPILNPKDDRLRTIPFPTKRAKFSEVKRVYGMLFEVLIHGTEDEFKTMVKDSLIGEVKSVTKKKKEASPKKKTSPRKEAKKPKSERRNEVPEPCSSSSESLVDDEDDMVMTMTMMSFCMRDIGGGKDCSFDPKTLRELERKEREQPKKSKEGSKHKEVVWNEIYTSCRTGNKDRLEIALKFSSPSSHKGNTQNKALMTSLQNVQIPSDLSLITFGKKDRTMLHIAAESGHKDILWCLLEHGCDPAASDNKGSFPFNLSKDKETRNTFRRFMAQHPKKYDYKQVIMKTLNMGLIYFDLLA, encoded by the exons ATGGTGATTAAGCAAGTGCGAACAGTCTCGTTATGGGACAAGGAAGCA ATTGTGCCATTGCTTGCTGGGATTCGCATTGCAGAAGGGAGTGCAGAGTACGATGAAGTTGCAACCCAGGCCATGGCATCACCTAGTAAAG AACACTGTGCCATCGGTCTACCCATGTTTCGTCCTAGCGTCCCCAGCACGGCCTCCGAGTCACAGTGCTCCCTCTGCCAGGTTACCTTTGCCAGCCGTCAAGAGCAAGTCGGTCACTACCGCCTGGACTGGCATCGTTGCAACCTCCAAAGGTCCTTATCTGGCAAGCCCCCACTCTCTGAGGAACAGTTTCTGCAAGATATga GTGATGTGTCTAGCTTATCAGGAtcagatgacgatgatgaggaggagggggaggaaggcaaaGAATCCCCTGATGAAG ATGTTAGTAATTCTGTACTGAGGAAACAAGCCAGGATGTTCTTCTGTAATGCAGATGGAAATGTGATATCAGTGTACAGAGCCATTTTGTTCAACAAAAAG ACGGAAATGTATGGGGAACAGGATGTGCTTCAGCGTGTGCTTGCAGCCCCTCGCAAGGTCAACGTTGCAGTTATTCTCCTTGGTGGAGGCCACTTTGCAGCTGCCGTGTTTAAAG GCAGCGAAGTGATCATCCACAAGACCTTTCACAATTACACTGTTCGAGCCAAGCAAGGAGGCAGCCAGAATGCCAAGGATGGTCAGAGCGGAACCTCACACCCAAAGTCCAGTGGTGCTTCGCTCAGGAGGTACAATGAGCTATCACAGCAACAG CACATCCAAGAGCTGATGGAGTCTTGGAAAACCCACCTTGAGAAATGTGACCTCATTTTCTTCCATGCCAAGAAGCACAACCGCAAGACACTTTTCTCTGGCAAGAAACCAATCCTCAATCCAAAGGATGATCGACTGAGGACCATACCTTTCCCCACGAAGAGAGCAAAGTTCTCTGAGGTCAAGAGAGTGTATGGGATGCTTTTTGAAGTTCTCATTCATG GGACTGAAGATGAATTTAAGACAATGGTCAAGGACTCGCTCATCGGGGAGGTCAAATCtgttactaaaaagaaaaaggaggcaaGCCCCAAGAAGAAAACAAGTCCAAGAAAGGAAGCAAAGAAGCccaagagcgagagaagaaatgAGGTGCCAGAACCGTGCTCGTCTTCCAGCGAGTCTCTTgtcgatgatgaagatgacatgGTGATGACCATGACCATGATGTCCTTCTGCATGAGGGATATAGGGGGAGGAAAGGACTGCTCGTTTGACCCAAAAACGCTgagggagttagagagaaaagaaagagagcagcCAAAAAAGTCTAAAGAGG GCTCCAAACACAAAGAAGTAGTTTGGAATGAGATATATACCTCGTGCAGGACGGGCAACAAGGACCGGCTGGAGATAGCACTAAAATTTTCCTCACCTTCGAGTCACAAGG GTAATACACAAAACAAAGCACTGATGACCTCACTCCAAAATGTGCAGATT CCATCTGATCTTTCACTTATAACTTTTGGCAAGAAAGACCGAACTATGTTGCACATAGCAGCAGAAAGTGGACACAAAGATATTCTGTG GTGTCTGCTAGAACATGGTTGTGATCCAGCTGCCTCAGATAATAAGGGCAGTTTTCCATTTAATTTGTCGAAGGATAAAGAGACGAGAAACACCTTCCGTCGTTTCATGGCACAACATCCGAAGAAGTATGACTACAAGcaggtaataatgaaaacattgaaCATGGGTCTTATTTATTTTGATCTTTTGGCTTAA